A region of Fimbriimonadaceae bacterium DNA encodes the following proteins:
- the hisC_1 gene encoding Histidinol-phosphate aminotransferase, with product MQPYSPGKPIDEVQRELGLTEVIKLASNENPLGPPPKAVEAAKHAVESLHVYPDASAFRLREALANHVSLPMESILVGNGSDELIHILGEVFLGGPDDAVVVGSPSFVRYDAAAELANCRLVRVPLDAELRHDLDAMALAITPRTRLVFVANPNNPTGTIVDGDGIRRLVSKLAPGSALVLDEAYFEFAQDAPGYPNSRDLVAEGLPVIGLRTFSKTYGLAGIRLGYMMAPPEIIDACNRAREPFNTNAVAQAAALGALTDQEHLQATVANNRRQLERMTQAFTDLGLRCIPSYANFLLVDLGRPAEPVFHELLKKGVIVRSGHVLGLPTYLRISVGTEAETDRLIEAMNQIAPIGEPA from the coding sequence ATGCAGCCGTACTCTCCCGGCAAGCCGATCGACGAGGTGCAGCGAGAGTTAGGATTAACCGAGGTTATCAAGCTCGCGAGCAATGAGAATCCGCTCGGTCCGCCTCCCAAAGCCGTCGAAGCGGCAAAGCATGCCGTAGAAAGCTTGCATGTCTATCCCGACGCTTCCGCCTTCCGGCTTCGAGAGGCGCTGGCGAATCATGTTTCATTGCCGATGGAGAGCATTCTTGTCGGCAATGGCAGCGACGAACTAATCCATATTCTGGGTGAGGTCTTTCTTGGTGGGCCCGATGATGCGGTGGTGGTGGGCTCGCCGTCCTTTGTCCGCTACGACGCTGCAGCGGAGCTGGCAAATTGCCGCTTGGTTCGAGTCCCCCTCGACGCCGAACTGCGCCACGACCTCGACGCTATGGCGTTGGCGATTACTCCCCGCACCCGATTGGTGTTTGTGGCGAATCCAAACAACCCGACCGGCACCATCGTGGACGGCGATGGCATTCGCCGGCTGGTCTCGAAACTGGCGCCTGGATCGGCGCTGGTTCTGGATGAAGCGTATTTCGAGTTTGCTCAGGACGCCCCCGGCTATCCAAACAGCAGGGACCTGGTTGCGGAAGGCTTGCCGGTCATTGGCTTGCGAACTTTCAGCAAGACCTACGGCCTGGCCGGCATTCGGCTCGGCTACATGATGGCGCCGCCCGAGATCATCGACGCCTGCAACCGGGCACGAGAGCCGTTCAACACCAACGCCGTAGCCCAAGCTGCAGCGCTCGGGGCGTTGACCGACCAGGAGCACCTTCAGGCAACCGTTGCCAACAACCGCCGACAACTCGAACGCATGACGCAGGCATTCACCGATTTGGGCCTCAGGTGCATTCCGAGCTATGCCAACTTCCTTCTCGTGGACCTCGGCCGTCCGGCCGAGCCCGTTTTCCATGAGCTGCTGAAGAAAGGCGTGATCGTGCGGTCCGGTCACGTCCTGGGACTGCCGACATATTTAAGGATTTCCGTTGGAACCGAAGCCGAAACCGACCGCTTGATTGAAGCCATGAACCAAATCGCACCCATTGGAGAACCCGCATGA
- the aroF_2 gene encoding Phospho-2-dehydro-3-deoxyheptonate aldolase, which produces MIVVMKTGTAQENIDHVIDRLEELGYTVTTIVGVEKTIIGAVGSDYERVDFFDQLRAYDYVDDVLLISKPYKFVSREFKTGRSTIDVGGVLIGGDEVVMMAGPCTVESEEQLFTTAERVAKAGARVLRGGAYKPSTSPYSFQGMGVEGLKLLKEAGKRFGLKVITEVMDPRKVELVSEYADILQIGTRNMQNYDLLREVGLCSTPAMLKRGMSSKYEEFLLAAEYIAAGGNERIILCERGIRTFESHTRNMLDLAAIPVLHQLSHLPIVIDPSQGTGRRELVAPLSRAAIACGADGLIIEVHPNPDHAIKDGAQSITIPSFEAMMPELERVAQAVGRSMNLEPVMA; this is translated from the coding sequence ATGATCGTCGTGATGAAGACCGGCACCGCCCAGGAGAACATCGACCATGTGATCGATCGGCTTGAAGAGCTGGGCTATACCGTAACCACTATCGTAGGCGTCGAAAAAACGATCATCGGCGCGGTTGGCAGCGACTACGAGCGTGTCGACTTCTTCGATCAGCTGCGGGCTTACGACTACGTCGACGACGTGCTGCTGATTTCGAAGCCCTACAAATTCGTCAGTCGAGAATTCAAAACGGGGCGCAGCACGATCGATGTGGGCGGGGTGCTGATTGGGGGCGACGAGGTCGTCATGATGGCCGGGCCTTGCACCGTTGAAAGCGAAGAGCAACTGTTTACGACCGCAGAACGGGTGGCGAAGGCTGGCGCCAGGGTGCTGCGCGGCGGCGCTTACAAGCCCTCGACTTCTCCCTACAGCTTCCAAGGCATGGGCGTCGAAGGCCTCAAGCTGCTCAAGGAGGCGGGTAAGCGGTTCGGCCTAAAGGTGATCACCGAAGTAATGGATCCACGGAAGGTCGAGCTCGTGTCCGAGTACGCCGACATCCTCCAGATCGGTACCCGCAACATGCAGAACTACGATTTGCTTCGGGAGGTCGGCCTTTGCAGTACGCCGGCGATGCTCAAGCGAGGCATGTCCAGCAAGTACGAGGAGTTTCTCCTCGCCGCCGAATACATCGCAGCCGGCGGCAACGAGCGGATCATCCTCTGCGAGCGGGGAATCCGCACGTTCGAGTCCCACACACGCAACATGCTCGATCTGGCGGCTATTCCGGTGCTGCACCAGCTTTCGCACTTGCCAATCGTTATCGACCCGAGCCAAGGGACGGGTCGGCGGGAGCTCGTCGCCCCGCTATCCCGTGCCGCGATCGCCTGCGGGGCCGATGGGCTGATCATCGAGGTGCATCCGAACCCTGACCACGCAATCAAGGATGGCGCCCAGAGCATCACGATCCCGAGCTTCGAGGCCATGATGCCGGAGCTTGAGCGGGTGGCTCAGGCGGTGGGCCGGTCGATGAATCTCGAGCCGGTAATGGCGTAG
- the pdhC_3 gene encoding Dihydrolipoyllysine-residue acetyltransferase component of pyruvate dehydrogenase complex yields the protein MPIVSVRIPQIGEGLQEARLVAVLKNPGDTVKRDEPIYQMETDKAVMDVESPYEGVLVGWSAAVDTILPIGDEVATMEVADGVTEVPAAHGSPGAATTATATAPAAAAASSGSRRLDVPPRSRAYAKEKGLSDADLEGIPAAGSKLMPSDIDAFLSGGGAPAPAATSDAFVEVPMGQKQRLLSSRLVRGSQLVVPGTITVACRWGAIEQRRSAYKSSGGDFQPSAFTLFAFAVAQALKHHPALRSTMIGDATIRTYHHANLGIAVALPGDELVMAVVEDADALPWRDFANRTRERIETARGGQDQATEALTISLTNMQAFGLRDAVPVVVPPAVATLFLGEPYNGLDQDSNEPRLMRYVNLALTFDHRMMNGVGAAEFLNAVKQNVEGIDALVGE from the coding sequence ATGCCTATCGTATCCGTTCGCATTCCCCAAATCGGTGAGGGCCTGCAAGAGGCCCGACTGGTTGCCGTCTTGAAAAACCCTGGCGATACCGTCAAGCGCGATGAGCCGATCTATCAGATGGAGACGGACAAGGCGGTGATGGACGTCGAATCGCCGTACGAAGGCGTGCTCGTCGGCTGGTCGGCGGCGGTGGACACGATCCTGCCCATCGGCGACGAGGTCGCCACCATGGAGGTCGCCGACGGCGTGACCGAGGTTCCTGCCGCCCACGGTTCGCCCGGCGCAGCGACCACAGCAACCGCAACCGCTCCCGCTGCGGCAGCCGCCTCATCCGGCTCCCGTCGTCTGGACGTCCCGCCTCGGTCGCGGGCGTATGCGAAGGAGAAGGGCCTTTCCGACGCTGACCTGGAAGGGATTCCGGCTGCCGGATCCAAGCTCATGCCGTCGGATATCGACGCCTTCTTGTCGGGTGGGGGAGCTCCGGCGCCGGCTGCGACCAGTGACGCGTTCGTCGAGGTGCCGATGGGTCAGAAGCAGCGGCTGCTGAGCTCGCGTCTGGTTCGCGGCTCGCAGCTCGTGGTGCCCGGCACGATCACCGTAGCATGCCGGTGGGGCGCCATCGAACAGCGACGCAGCGCCTACAAATCGAGCGGCGGAGACTTCCAGCCGTCTGCGTTTACACTCTTCGCCTTTGCCGTGGCCCAGGCACTCAAGCATCACCCGGCGCTCCGGTCCACGATGATCGGCGACGCAACGATCCGCACTTACCATCATGCAAACCTGGGCATCGCCGTCGCCTTGCCCGGCGACGAGCTGGTGATGGCGGTGGTGGAGGATGCCGACGCCCTGCCGTGGCGCGACTTTGCCAACCGCACCCGGGAGCGCATCGAAACGGCTCGGGGAGGCCAGGATCAGGCAACGGAAGCGTTGACTATCAGCTTGACCAATATGCAGGCGTTCGGGCTGCGCGATGCCGTGCCCGTCGTCGTCCCGCCCGCGGTAGCGACGCTCTTTTTGGGCGAGCCTTACAACGGACTCGACCAGGACTCCAACGAGCCCCGGCTCATGCGGTACGTCAATCTGGCCCTTACGTTCGACCACCGGATGATGAACGGGGTCGGCGCCGCCGAGTTCCTGAACGCGGTCAAGCAGAACGTTGAGGGTATTGACGCACTGGTCGGCGAATGA
- a CDS encoding putative glutamine amidotransferase has translation MRPLIGITAIPTSDPADPRGGGNFSLYWNYPEAVAKAGGVPVILPCHADPATVMSLIDGWLIPGGIDMDASHYGEENHPACELQDPSRIAYERRLWEAMPTGLPVLGICYGAQFINVLHGGGLEQHIPDRKETADHVSGAMQTYGVEPGSRLAHILGSDRAEGRSFHHQAIDHRIGSGLRAVAWHEDSTVEAIEGTGDRWIIGLQWHPERSMGSPTSDRIFDAFVVAAARYQEAKHGVQVPS, from the coding sequence ATGAGGCCTCTGATTGGCATAACCGCGATTCCCACGAGCGATCCCGCCGATCCGCGGGGTGGTGGCAACTTCAGTCTTTATTGGAACTATCCCGAGGCCGTTGCCAAGGCTGGCGGTGTGCCAGTGATCCTGCCTTGCCATGCCGATCCCGCGACCGTTATGTCGCTCATCGACGGCTGGCTGATTCCGGGCGGGATCGATATGGACGCAAGCCACTACGGTGAAGAAAACCACCCGGCATGTGAGCTGCAGGATCCATCACGAATCGCCTACGAGCGAAGGCTTTGGGAGGCCATGCCCACGGGTTTACCGGTGCTCGGCATCTGCTACGGCGCTCAATTCATCAATGTCTTGCACGGAGGGGGCCTGGAACAGCACATCCCAGACCGGAAAGAGACCGCCGACCATGTCAGTGGAGCGATGCAGACCTACGGCGTCGAACCGGGTTCCCGGCTCGCCCATATTCTGGGTTCCGATCGGGCCGAGGGAAGATCATTCCACCACCAGGCGATCGACCACCGGATTGGCAGCGGGCTCCGGGCGGTGGCGTGGCACGAGGATTCGACGGTCGAGGCCATCGAGGGAACCGGCGATCGCTGGATCATCGGGCTTCAGTGGCACCCGGAACGGTCGATGGGCTCGCCCACGTCCGATCGGATCTTCGATGCATTCGTTGTCGCGGCGGCACGCTACCAGGAGGCTAAGCACGGTGTCCAAGTACCGAGTTAA
- the liuE gene encoding 3-hydroxy-3-isohexenylglutaryl-CoA/hydroxy-methylglutaryl-CoA lyase: MIRIVEVGPRDGLQNEPIPIPTDVKLAFIGRLLEAGLKEIEATSFVSPKWVPQLGDAAELWPDLPAGGVYSALVPNLKGLERALQVGVERIAIFTAASDEFTRKNINMSVDESLAVFAEVAAAFREARPNGWIRGYVSTAFECPYAGRIDPKRTVWVAEKLVDIGVNEISIGDTIGVASPKEVRSLTPMLNEAVGSDRLAYHFHDTRGTAIANVEAAMELGVWQFDSAAAGLGGCPYAKGAGGNLATEDLVYLLEREGIETGVNLELLAQASQPVLAHLGRPPMSKAQLAVLAE, encoded by the coding sequence ATGATACGAATTGTGGAAGTTGGTCCCCGCGACGGGTTACAGAACGAGCCGATTCCGATCCCGACCGACGTCAAGCTCGCGTTTATTGGCCGTTTGCTGGAAGCTGGACTCAAAGAGATCGAGGCAACCAGCTTTGTCTCTCCGAAGTGGGTGCCGCAGCTCGGCGATGCCGCCGAACTATGGCCGGACCTTCCTGCAGGTGGCGTCTACAGTGCACTCGTTCCAAACCTCAAAGGGCTTGAGCGGGCGCTGCAAGTCGGTGTGGAGCGGATCGCCATCTTCACCGCAGCCAGTGACGAGTTCACGCGGAAGAACATCAACATGTCGGTGGACGAGTCGCTCGCCGTCTTCGCCGAAGTCGCCGCTGCTTTTCGAGAGGCGAGACCCAATGGGTGGATTCGGGGGTATGTCAGTACCGCCTTCGAATGCCCTTATGCAGGGCGAATTGACCCCAAGCGAACGGTCTGGGTGGCTGAAAAACTGGTTGATATTGGTGTTAACGAGATAAGCATCGGCGACACCATCGGCGTGGCATCACCCAAGGAGGTGAGATCGCTGACACCTATGCTGAATGAGGCCGTGGGAAGCGATCGCTTGGCCTACCATTTCCATGACACGAGGGGTACCGCTATCGCCAACGTGGAGGCCGCCATGGAGCTTGGCGTGTGGCAGTTCGACTCGGCGGCGGCTGGACTTGGGGGCTGCCCCTATGCAAAGGGTGCTGGAGGCAACCTGGCTACCGAGGATCTGGTCTACCTGCTCGAACGCGAAGGGATCGAGACGGGGGTCAATCTTGAGCTTTTGGCACAGGCATCCCAACCGGTCCTGGCACACCTTGGTCGCCCGCCGATGTCGAAGGCGCAGCTAGCGGTCTTGGCCGAGTAA
- the mshA_6 gene encoding D-inositol-3-phosphate glycosyltransferase: MLESAPLRIALFSDSALPILNGVSISIDLLIRELRRQGHSVHLFTASHFRHQDRDPNIHRFPAFQTPWTRGYPLAIPPFYPMLREFRRHTFDVIHSHTPFTIGFVGLRWAQSHDLPIVATYHTLYDKYVHYVPFFPKWYVRYKTAKHTNFYFDSVDHVITPSEAAQKWLRRHSVQTPMTVISTGVSPPAPRDRSEARLGLGIDPNAKVLLYVGRIAREKNMLTLIKAASLAMRGDPRLHLIIVGDGPFRRDCEAEVRNQGIGDRVEFTGYIPRERVSEYYATADLFVFSSMTETQGLVVVEAMSYGLPSVVVQGGGAAEAVEDGVNGFLVRNDPEVIADRIAACLENDDLYVRLSREAQATARAYSPEVTASKVVAVYREAIRNSSSNGIYAAAST, encoded by the coding sequence GTGCTGGAGAGCGCGCCCCTTCGGATCGCGCTGTTCTCCGACAGTGCTCTGCCGATCCTTAACGGTGTCAGCATCAGCATCGATCTACTGATCAGGGAGCTTCGACGACAGGGGCACTCGGTCCACCTGTTTACGGCGTCTCACTTCCGTCATCAAGACCGGGATCCGAACATCCACCGCTTCCCTGCCTTCCAGACCCCATGGACGAGGGGTTATCCGCTTGCCATTCCCCCCTTTTATCCGATGCTTCGGGAATTCCGTCGTCACACATTCGATGTCATTCACTCCCATACGCCGTTCACCATCGGTTTTGTGGGACTGAGATGGGCACAGTCGCACGATCTGCCAATCGTTGCCACGTACCACACACTATATGATAAGTATGTACACTATGTTCCGTTTTTTCCTAAGTGGTACGTGCGATATAAAACGGCAAAACATACGAACTTTTATTTCGATTCGGTAGATCATGTGATTACACCAAGCGAGGCTGCCCAGAAATGGCTCCGCAGACATTCCGTTCAGACTCCCATGACGGTTATCTCGACCGGGGTCTCCCCCCCAGCTCCACGGGATCGCAGTGAGGCTCGCCTCGGCCTTGGTATCGACCCCAACGCCAAAGTTCTCCTCTACGTCGGTCGCATCGCGCGAGAGAAGAACATGCTCACCCTGATCAAGGCGGCCAGCCTAGCCATGCGTGGCGACCCCCGACTCCACCTCATCATCGTTGGGGACGGGCCCTTCCGGCGGGACTGTGAGGCCGAGGTCAGAAACCAAGGTATCGGCGACCGTGTGGAGTTCACCGGGTACATTCCGCGCGAACGTGTCAGCGAGTACTATGCAACTGCCGACCTTTTTGTCTTCTCCTCGATGACCGAAACTCAGGGCTTGGTCGTCGTGGAAGCAATGTCTTACGGCTTGCCCAGTGTCGTCGTCCAAGGGGGTGGTGCGGCAGAAGCGGTCGAAGACGGGGTCAACGGCTTCCTCGTCCGCAACGACCCCGAAGTGATCGCGGATCGTATCGCGGCATGCCTGGAAAATGACGACCTCTATGTCCGGCTGTCACGCGAAGCCCAAGCCACGGCAAGGGCGTACTCTCCCGAAGTCACCGCGAGCAAGGTCGTCGCCGTTTACCGCGAGGCTATTCGGAATTCAAGCTCCAATGGAATCTACGCCGCAGCAAGCACCTAA
- the queA gene encoding S-adenosylmethionine:tRNA ribosyltransferase-isomerase yields the protein MHGERCRIDPEAQQAINGTAGRVVAVGTTTVRTLETFATGPKHVESGETETTLYIRPGFQPRVVDAIVTNFHMPKSSLLVMLSAFCPLNYLLSAYEEALRENYRFLSFGDAMFIV from the coding sequence ATGCACGGCGAACGCTGCCGCATTGACCCCGAAGCCCAGCAAGCCATCAACGGCACGGCTGGAAGAGTGGTGGCGGTGGGTACGACAACGGTTCGTACCTTGGAGACCTTTGCCACCGGACCCAAACACGTCGAATCGGGCGAAACGGAAACCACTCTGTACATCAGGCCAGGCTTTCAGCCGAGAGTCGTGGATGCTATTGTCACAAATTTTCACATGCCGAAAAGCTCGCTCTTGGTGATGCTTTCGGCGTTCTGCCCGCTGAATTACCTGCTTTCGGCATACGAGGAGGCGCTACGCGAGAATTACCGGTTTTTGAGCTTCGGCGATGCCATGTTCATCGTCTAG
- the gph_2 gene encoding Phosphoglycolate phosphatase — protein sequence MGKIKAVSLDCAGTLLRIDWQPSAFAVGIVEELGFEVDRPDARSRYDAILRRRWPDYLRLNLTKDQLACQGFWEEVTAEWISDLSIPDGRLTDILEHADARLFGPFQTHFSPYCDVLPALEALRAAGLRLAILSNWDVTLHRAISITDLAGYFEFAIASLEEGVEKPDPAIFQIMMDRFGLTVDEVIHVGDDLIDDYRGAKGVGMKAFHLDRRSTKSEGFRLARLTDLLEAIRSLD from the coding sequence TTGGGCAAGATCAAAGCCGTATCATTGGACTGCGCCGGGACCCTCCTCCGGATCGACTGGCAACCCAGCGCGTTTGCCGTTGGCATCGTTGAGGAACTTGGCTTCGAGGTCGACCGCCCAGACGCTCGATCCCGCTATGACGCGATCCTAAGGCGCCGTTGGCCCGACTATCTTCGGCTCAATTTGACGAAGGACCAACTGGCCTGCCAAGGCTTCTGGGAAGAGGTTACGGCCGAGTGGATTTCGGATCTCTCTATTCCTGACGGAAGGCTCACCGACATTCTTGAGCACGCCGACGCGCGGCTTTTCGGACCGTTCCAAACCCACTTTTCACCCTACTGCGACGTGCTGCCGGCGCTTGAAGCGCTTCGGGCTGCCGGCTTGCGACTGGCGATCCTCAGCAACTGGGACGTCACCCTTCACCGGGCGATTTCGATAACCGATCTGGCGGGTTATTTCGAGTTTGCGATTGCATCCTTAGAGGAAGGTGTCGAAAAGCCAGATCCAGCGATCTTTCAGATCATGATGGATCGATTTGGCCTGACGGTCGATGAAGTCATACACGTCGGTGACGACCTTATCGATGACTATCGGGGTGCCAAGGGCGTGGGTATGAAGGCATTTCATCTCGACCGCAGATCAACCAAGTCGGAAGGTTTCCGATTAGCTCGCCTCACCGACCTGCTGGAGGCGATTCGATCGCTCGATTAA
- the citZ gene encoding Citrate synthase 2 — protein MSATTYPNYSPGLEGVIGGITTISEIDSDRSSLIYRGIDVHDLAERGSFEETAYLLLYGKQPNAAELENFREVIGKERNVPNEVYTALKQLPKTTHPMDVIKTAFAVYAPFDPDYAAPSTDHDANVRKSVRILAKAGTMVANGHRIRQGKEPIPGKPEHTIAGNFLYLMNDGQEPDEYTEKVMDASLTLYAEHGYNASTFACRVTVATLSDVYSGIVTGIGTLKGPLHGGANEEAMYMLQEIGSPDKAEAWIRDALANKKKIMGFGHREYKKGDSRAMYMTKVGKEIGRRKGDTKWGDIADILERVMLEEKGLFPNVDFPAAYAYYLLGIPIDLYTPIFVIARVSGWCAHAIEQLDNNRLIRPKCIYEGPHNVAWVPISER, from the coding sequence ATGAGCGCTACCACTTACCCGAATTACAGCCCTGGCCTCGAAGGCGTCATTGGCGGTATTACGACGATCAGCGAGATCGACAGTGACCGCAGCAGCCTGATTTATCGGGGCATCGATGTCCATGACCTCGCTGAGCGCGGCAGCTTCGAAGAGACAGCTTACTTGCTGCTTTACGGGAAGCAGCCTAACGCCGCCGAGCTCGAGAATTTCCGGGAGGTGATTGGAAAGGAACGCAATGTTCCCAACGAGGTTTACACCGCCCTTAAACAGCTCCCGAAGACGACTCATCCGATGGACGTCATCAAGACGGCCTTCGCGGTCTATGCCCCCTTTGATCCAGACTATGCGGCGCCGTCGACTGATCACGACGCCAACGTCCGCAAGTCAGTCCGCATCCTGGCTAAGGCCGGGACGATGGTTGCCAACGGCCACCGAATCAGGCAGGGTAAAGAGCCTATTCCGGGCAAACCCGAGCATACGATCGCTGGCAATTTCCTGTACCTGATGAACGACGGCCAGGAACCCGACGAGTACACCGAAAAGGTAATGGACGCCTCGCTGACGCTCTATGCCGAGCACGGCTACAATGCCAGCACCTTCGCCTGCCGAGTGACTGTCGCGACGCTCAGCGATGTGTACAGCGGAATCGTTACTGGCATCGGCACACTCAAGGGACCGCTTCACGGTGGGGCAAACGAAGAAGCCATGTACATGCTTCAGGAAATCGGTTCGCCCGACAAAGCTGAGGCTTGGATCCGCGACGCCCTGGCGAACAAGAAGAAAATCATGGGCTTCGGGCACCGCGAATACAAGAAGGGCGACAGCCGAGCGATGTACATGACCAAAGTTGGCAAGGAAATCGGTCGGCGAAAAGGGGACACGAAGTGGGGAGACATTGCCGATATCCTTGAGCGTGTGATGCTTGAGGAGAAGGGACTTTTTCCGAACGTGGACTTCCCAGCTGCCTATGCCTACTACCTGCTCGGAATTCCCATCGACCTGTACACGCCGATCTTCGTCATCGCTCGTGTCTCCGGCTGGTGCGCTCACGCTATCGAGCAGCTTGACAATAACCGCCTTATTCGACCTAAGTGCATCTATGAGGGACCCCATAACGTTGCGTGGGTCCCGATCAGCGAACGATAA
- the aat gene encoding Leucyl/phenylalanyl-tRNA--protein transferase has product MAQADPDLTPKLIAMAYRQGYFPMATEDGDIDWYLSHDRAIFPVEGIRMSRSLRRTIARGTFEIRFDTEFEAVMRACRRPKDNWIDERLIRVYVEVHREGWAHSVECFQAGRLVGGLYGVSIGACFCAESMFHTVTDASKVALHAAVEKCRELGFRLFDAQVMSPHLASMGAVSLSHEEYLVRLRRALRKTTVWSRDDLHFRYL; this is encoded by the coding sequence ATGGCACAAGCCGACCCGGATCTAACACCAAAACTCATCGCCATGGCCTACCGCCAGGGGTACTTCCCGATGGCAACCGAAGACGGGGACATCGACTGGTACCTCAGCCATGATCGCGCGATCTTCCCCGTCGAAGGAATCCGCATGTCTCGATCGCTTCGTAGAACCATCGCTCGCGGAACCTTCGAAATTCGTTTCGACACCGAATTTGAGGCAGTCATGCGTGCCTGCCGACGACCAAAGGACAATTGGATCGACGAGCGTTTGATCAGAGTTTATGTCGAGGTCCATCGAGAGGGGTGGGCGCACTCCGTAGAGTGCTTCCAGGCTGGCCGACTTGTCGGCGGCCTCTACGGTGTGAGCATTGGCGCCTGCTTCTGTGCTGAATCCATGTTTCACACTGTGACGGACGCCTCCAAAGTGGCCCTGCATGCCGCTGTTGAGAAATGCCGAGAACTGGGCTTCAGGTTGTTTGACGCCCAGGTGATGAGCCCTCACCTGGCAAGCATGGGGGCCGTCTCCCTTAGCCACGAGGAGTATCTGGTCCGGCTTCGCCGCGCCCTCCGTAAAACCACGGTATGGAGCCGGGATGACCTCCATTTCCGGTATTTGTAG
- the murK gene encoding N-acetylmuramic acid/N-acetylglucosamine kinase, with amino-acid sequence MALVGIDAGGSKTRLVAVDTASNSVTAERMLGPGNWATSASGGWRSLIGEILADIDIDAAVICAAGIVSPQDRATATQVVKELLPTAWVRVTADFVAPLGMVPLNTVVVIAGTGSAVVRATNDGIVKLGGNGYLLGDEGSLVDIGKRAIRSYISGRGEGVSEIFGGMTPAEAIAATYQGDNPVEFLAQVGKRAVASFPKSRQVIEDAMADLAEITARLEPSERVMLTGGLWRLQPELVHVFQKGLSHCGYPGVSCEVLDDEPVMGAVKLARLLFDEHGSPKSPLLQP; translated from the coding sequence ATGGCGCTCGTCGGGATCGACGCTGGAGGAAGCAAAACACGCCTGGTGGCGGTGGATACGGCCTCGAATTCGGTTACGGCCGAAAGAATGCTCGGCCCCGGGAACTGGGCCACTTCCGCTAGCGGCGGTTGGCGATCGCTTATCGGTGAAATCCTGGCCGATATCGACATTGATGCGGCGGTGATCTGTGCGGCAGGGATCGTTTCGCCTCAAGACCGTGCGACGGCGACGCAAGTTGTCAAAGAGCTCCTTCCGACCGCCTGGGTGCGCGTGACGGCCGACTTTGTTGCCCCTCTCGGCATGGTTCCGCTGAACACGGTCGTGGTCATCGCCGGTACCGGCTCGGCGGTGGTCCGAGCAACCAACGACGGGATCGTCAAACTCGGCGGCAACGGATATCTGCTCGGAGACGAAGGCTCACTGGTCGACATAGGAAAGCGTGCGATCCGGTCGTACATCTCGGGGAGAGGAGAGGGCGTCAGCGAAATCTTTGGTGGGATGACGCCGGCCGAGGCTATTGCCGCCACCTATCAAGGAGACAACCCGGTCGAGTTTCTCGCCCAGGTAGGGAAGCGAGCGGTGGCCAGTTTTCCAAAGTCTCGCCAAGTCATTGAAGACGCGATGGCGGATCTTGCCGAAATCACCGCCCGGCTCGAGCCGAGCGAGCGCGTAATGCTCACCGGGGGCCTTTGGAGGCTGCAGCCAGAGCTCGTCCACGTTTTCCAGAAGGGCCTTTCCCATTGCGGCTACCCTGGCGTGTCCTGCGAGGTGCTCGATGATGAGCCCGTGATGGGTGCGGTAAAACTGGCGAGGCTACTCTTCGATGAGCACGGAAGCCCGAAATCCCCGCTCCTACAGCCTTGA